The proteins below come from a single Dermatophilaceae bacterium Soc4.6 genomic window:
- a CDS encoding LLM class F420-dependent oxidoreductase — MRLGINLGYWGAGNDADNIVLAQEADRLGYSVAWVAEAYGSDAPTVLSWVGAKTEQIGIGAAVMQIPARTPAMTAMTAATLDTLSGGRFRLGLGVSGPQVSEGWHGVPFASPLGRTREYVDIVKMALRRDKVAYDGKHFTLPLPDGPGKALRLTVHPVREQIPVYLASVGPKNLELAGEIADGWLAIFFSPEHSGELVESVRSGARRGGKGTDGGDPLAGFDIAPTVPVVIGDDVAACADQVRDHAALYVGGMGSRDKNFYNQLAVRMGFDEAAKEVQDLYLERRHRDAAAAVPMEFLDSTALLGPKDRIKDRLQRYAEAGVTTLSVSSMAPTLDERLEMVRTMAELMP; from the coding sequence ATGCGACTGGGAATCAACCTCGGCTACTGGGGTGCCGGCAACGACGCCGACAACATCGTGCTCGCCCAAGAGGCTGACCGCCTCGGCTACAGCGTGGCCTGGGTGGCGGAGGCCTACGGCTCCGACGCCCCGACCGTGCTGTCCTGGGTCGGAGCCAAGACCGAGCAGATCGGCATCGGTGCGGCCGTGATGCAGATCCCGGCTCGGACGCCCGCCATGACGGCCATGACCGCGGCCACCCTCGACACCCTGTCGGGTGGCCGCTTCCGCCTCGGTCTGGGTGTGTCGGGCCCGCAGGTGAGCGAGGGCTGGCACGGCGTGCCCTTCGCCTCACCGCTCGGGCGTACCCGGGAGTACGTCGACATCGTCAAGATGGCGCTGCGTCGCGACAAGGTGGCCTACGACGGCAAGCACTTCACGCTGCCGCTGCCTGATGGCCCCGGCAAGGCCCTGCGCCTGACGGTGCACCCCGTGCGCGAGCAGATCCCGGTCTACCTCGCCTCGGTCGGGCCGAAGAACCTCGAGCTGGCCGGTGAGATCGCCGACGGCTGGCTGGCCATCTTCTTCAGCCCGGAGCACTCGGGTGAGCTCGTGGAGTCGGTGCGCAGCGGTGCCCGCCGCGGGGGCAAGGGTACTGACGGCGGCGACCCGCTCGCCGGCTTCGACATCGCCCCGACCGTGCCCGTCGTCATCGGCGACGACGTCGCCGCGTGCGCCGACCAGGTGCGGGACCATGCCGCGCTCTACGTCGGAGGTATGGGGTCCCGCGACAAGAACTTCTACAACCAGCTGGCCGTCCGCATGGGCTTCGACGAGGCCGCCAAGGAGGTGCAGGACCTCTACCTCGAGCGCAGGCACCGCGACGCCGCGGCGGCCGTGCCCATGGAGTTCCTCGACTCGACCGCCCTGCTGGGGCCGAAGGACCGCATCAAGGACCGCCTGCAGCGGTATGCCGAGGCGGGCGTCACCACGCTGTCGGTCTCGAGCATGGCGCCCACGCTCGACGAACGTCTCGAGATGGTGCGCACGATGGCCGAGCTGATGCCCTGA